The following coding sequences lie in one Cucurbita pepo subsp. pepo cultivar mu-cu-16 chromosome LG13, ASM280686v2, whole genome shotgun sequence genomic window:
- the LOC111808252 gene encoding probable glycosyltransferase At5g03795 yields MSGLLHRFTLYLMREIFRASISYKIDWTKICFVGAILTVGGISLQMLILPYSLHTWFIYRPATVTLYESTKEPMQLNETHKNSTERVQLIPTNSVVSHNASDQVIQLASVNQERDKTSKSRKSSKRRKHAKVKEKPITVTPPPPRRPPTALERHVWSLKPVEALAYAKEEMKHAPTVIDDADLYAPLFLNISIFKRSYELMELILKVYIYRDGSRPIFHTPHLRGIYASEGWFMKLMEENRQFVTKDPEKAHLFYLAYSARQLQTALYVPNSHNMKPLSIYLRNHVNWLAGKYPFWNRTHGSDHFLVACHDWGPYTVNEHRELSQNTIKALCNADVSEGVFKLGKDVSLPETTIRTPRKPLRNVGGKRVSQRPILAFFAGNMHGRVRPTLLRHWKDKDDDIRVYGPLPQRISRKMSYIQHMKSSKYCICPMGYEVNSPRIIEAIYYECVPVIIADNFVLPFSEFLDWSAFSVVVAEKDIPKLKEILTAIPLRRYLAMQINVKMVQKHFLWNPKPLKYDLFHMVLHSIWFSRLNRFQIPGT; encoded by the exons ATGAGTGGACTATTGCACCGTTTTACTCTATATCTAATGAGAGAAATTTTTAGGGCTTCCATAAGCTATAAAATTGATTGGacaaaaatatgttttgttgGCGCCATTTTGACCGTTGGTGGCATTTCACTTCAAATGTTGATACTTCCTTATTCATTGCACACATGGTTCATTTATCGGCCAGCTACAGTTACATTATATGAATCCACGAAGGAACCCATGCAGTTGAATGAGACCCACAAGAATAGCACAGAAAGGGTCCAACTGATACCAACTAACTCTGTTGTCTCGCATAATGCTTCCGATCAAGTGATTCAATTGGCTTCAGTGAATCAAGAGAGAGACAAAACTTCTAAGAGTAGAAAATCATCTAAAAGAAGGAAGCATGCCAAAGTAAAAGAGAAGCCAATTACTGTTACTCCTCCCCCACCCAGGAGACCGCCCACTGCGTTGGAG AGGCATGTTTGGTCCTTAAAGCCTGTGGAAGCACTTGCTTATGCAAAAGAAGAGATGAAACATGCTCCAACAGTAATAGATGATGCTGATCTGTATGCCCCTTTGTTCTTGAATATATCAATTTTCAAAAG GAGTTATGAACTGATGGAATTGATACTCAAAGTCTACATTTACCGAGATGGATCCAGACCTATCTTTCATACTCCCCATCTGAGAGGAATTTATGCTTCTGAAGGGTGGTTTATGAAGTTGATGGAGGAAAACAGGCAGTTCGTCACTAAGGACCCAGAAAAGGCCCACTTATTTTATCTTGCATATAGTGCACGCCAGCTGCAAACGGCTCTTTATGTGCCTAATTCGCATAACATGAAACCATTGTCAATATACCTGAGGAACCATGTGAATTGGCTTGCTGGAAAGTATCCATTTTGGAACCGTACGCATGGCTCTGATCATTTCCTTGTCGCTTGCCATGACTGG GGCCCGTACACTGTTAATGAACATAGAGAACTTAGCCAAAACACCATAAAAGCTTTATGTAATGCTGATGTATCAGAAGGGGTCTTTAAACTTGGGAAGGATGTTTCATTGCCAGAAACTACAATAAGGACACCTCGGAAACCTCTTAGGAATGTTGGTGGGAAAAGGGTATCACAGCGTCCAATTCTTGCTTTCTTTGCTGGGAACATGCATGGGAGAGTCCGTCCAACACTTCTGAGGCATTGGAAGGACAAAGATGATGATATCAGAGTCTATGGACCTTTGCCACAGAGAATTTCCCGTAAGATGTCATACATTCAACATATGAAGTCAAGCAAATACTGCATCTGCCCAATGGGATATGAAGTGAACAGCCCAAGGATAATTGAAGCCATTTATTATGAATGTGTCCCAGTAATCATTGCTGATAATTTTGTGCTTCCCTTTAGTGAGTTTCTCGATTGGAGTGCATTCTCTGTGGTTGTTGCTGAAAAGGATATTCCCAAGCTGAAGGAGATTCTAACGGCTATCCCACTGAGGAGATATCTTGCTATGCAGATAAATGTGAAAATGGTTCAGAAACACTTTCTTTGGAACCCAAAACCCCTTAAATATGATTTGTTCCACATGGTTCTGCACTCAATTTGGTTTAGTAGACTAAATCGGTTTCAAATCCCAGGGACATAA
- the LOC111809255 gene encoding peroxisomal acyl-coenzyme A oxidase 1-like yields the protein MEGVDHLAHERNSAQFDVDEMKIVWAGSRHAYEVSDRMSRLVANDPAFRKDSRAQLTRKELFKNTLRKATYAWKRILELKLSEEEAGRLRFFVDEPAFTDLHWGMFVPFLKGQGTEEQLQKWLPLANKLQIIGCYAQTELGHGSNVQGLETTATFDPKTDEFVIHSPTLTSSKWWPGGLGKVSTHAVVFARLITDGRDYGVHGFLVQIRSLDDHSVLPGITIGDIGMKFGNGAYNTMDNGVMHFDHFRIPRDQLLTRISQVTREGKYVQSDAPRQLVYGTMVFVRKAIVIDASNALSRAVCIATRYSAVRRQFGSQDGVETQVINYKTQQNRLFPLLASAYAFRFVGEWLQWLYTDVTQRLAASDFSTLPEAHACTAGLKSITTAATADGIEECRKLCGGHGYLCSSGLPELFAVYVPACTYEGDNVVLLLQVARFLVKTVSQLASGKKPVGTTAYMGRLQHLMESSCKVQKAEDWLNPSIVLEVFEARSARMSVECAKRLSEFTNQEEGFQELSPSLVEAAAAYCQLIIVSKYIEKLQGDIPGKGIKEQLQILCSVYALYTLHKHKGDFLSTSTITPKQASLADDQLRSLYSQVRPNAIALVDAFNYTDHYLGSILGRYDGNVYPNLYDEAWKDPLNDSAIPDGYHEYIKPLLKQQLRNARL from the exons ATGGAGGGCGTTGATCATCTTGCGCATGAGAGGAACAGCGCGCAATTTGATGTCGATGAGATGAAGATCGTTTGGGCGGGTTCTCGTCATGCATATGAAGTGTCTGATAGAATGTCTCGCCTGGTTGCTAATGATCCA GCGTTTCGAAAGGACAGTAGGGCTCAATTGACAAGGAAGGAGCTGTTTAAGAACACTCTTAGAAAAGCAACTTATGCATGGAAGAGGATTCTTGAGCTTAAACTTTCTG AGGAGGAAGCTGGTAGATTAAGGTTCTTTGTGGATGAGCCAGCATTTACAGATCTTCACTGG ggaatgttcGTTCCATTTCTCAAAGGGCAAGGAACTGAGGAGCAGCTACAAAAGTGGTTGCCATTGGCAAATAAGTTGCAAATAATTGGCTGCTATGCTCAAACTGAACTCGGTCATGGTTCAAATGTTCAAGGGCTTGAAACAACTGCAACATTTGATCCAAAGACAGATGAATTTGTTATACATAGTCCTACTCTTACATCGAGCAAA TGGTGGCCTGGTGGTTTGGGTAAGGTTTCAACACATGCAGTTGTATTTGCTCGTCTTATCACCGACGGTCGGGACTATGGAGTGCATG GTTTCTTGGTCCAGATAAGGAGTTTGGATGATCACTCAGTTCTACCAGGCATAACCATTGGAGATATTGGTATGAAATTTGGAAATGGAGCTTACAATACTATGGATAACGGGGTCATGCACTTTGATCATTTCCGCATACCGAGAGACCAACTTTTGACGAg GATTTCTCAAGTTACAAGAGAAGGGAAATACGTGCAATCAGATGCTCCGCGACAACTAGTTTACGGCACTATGGTATTCGTTAGAAAAGCAATTGTAATTGATGCTTCAAATGCCTTATCACGTGCAGTCTGCATCGCTACTAGGTACAGCGCTGTTCGTAGACAATTCGGATCACAGGATGGCGTGGAAACCCAG GTGATCAATTATAAAACGCAACAGAATAGGCTATTCCCTTTGCTGGCCTCTGCCTATGCTTTCAGATTTGTTGGTGAATGGTTACAATGGCTATATACGGATGTGACTCAGAGACTGGCAGCTAGCGATTTCTCGACGCTGCCTGAGGCTCATGCATGCACTGCCGGGTTGAAGTCGATCACAACGGCTGCAACCGCT GATGGGATCGAGGAGTGCCGGAAGTTATGCGGTGGCCACGGTTACCTGTGTAGCAGCGGGCTTCCCGAGTTGTTTGCAGTTTATGTCCCTGCCTGTACTTATGAAGGAGACAATGTTGTGCTACTCTTACAG GTTGCACGATTTCTCGTAAAGACCGTGTCCCAGTTGGCGTCTGGTAAGAAGCCCGTCGGTACAACAGCTTACATGGGACGATTACAACATCTTATGGAATCCTCTTGCAAAGTTCagaaag CTGAGGACTGGTTAAACCCGAGCATCGTTCTTGAGGTTTTTGAAGCACGGTCGGCTAGGATGTCCGTTGAGTGTGCCAAAAGACTTAGCGAGTTTACTAATCAAGAAGAAG GTTTTCAGGAACTTTCTCCTAGTTTAGTTGAGGCTGCAGCTGCGTATTGCCAACTAATTATTGTTTCCAA ATACATTGAGAAACTTCAGGGAGACATACCTGGAAAGGGAATAAAAGAGCAACTGCAGATTCTTTGCAGTGTTTATGCTTTGTATACACTTCACAAACACAAGGGTGATTTTCTTTCCACTTCCACCATCACTCCCAAACAGGCTTCACTTGCTGATGATCAACTCAGATCTCTATATTCCCAG GTTCGGCCAAATGCAATTGCTCTAGTCGATGCGTTTAACTACACCGACCATTACCTTGGTTCTATTCTCGGCCGTTATGATGGGAATGTTTACCCAAACCTGTACGATGAGGCGTGGAAGGATCCTTTGAACGACTCCGCTATACCTGATGGCTACCATGAATATATCAAGCCATTGCTTAAGCAGCAGCTCAGAAATGCAAGGCTATGA